The following is a genomic window from Candidatus Poribacteria bacterium.
ACCTCATGAACCTGAAAATCCGGATGCGGGTCAGCTTTTCCAAGACGGACGTTCCGTGAGCGATCAGTTTCCAGATGGCTATTCACCAAACGTTGATACACTCCGCGAATAGCGAAGCGCGAGCCGCGAATAGCGAATGCTGAAATTATGCCAATGCGTCGTTCTGTTAAAATGCTGCTCTCAAAGGCAGCGTGGCATGCCTACAATACCTACCGCAAGGGGATGAATTACAATTCCCAACTCTCGGAAATTACCGCGTTGTTGGATGGGGCGCGCGAAACGATTGTGGCGTTTCAGGCAGAACGCCTAAAAAAACTCCTCCGACACGCGTATCAGACGACCTCTTATTATCGCGAGTTGCTAACGACGGAGCCCCCAGACATATCACATATCCCGCCCCTTGAGAAACAGGATATCCGAGAACATCTGGAGCGTCTCTGTTCTGAAGCCTTTAATGCGAATCAACGCATTAAGAATGCCACCGGTGGTTCAATAGGGACACCACTTACTTTCTATCAAGACAGGGACTATTGGAATCAACGGAATTTGAGCGTTTACTATTTCGATCGCTGGGCGGGCTGGAGTCCTGGGGAACCCCAACTGATTATCTGGGGTGCGCCCGCGGACCTGAAGGGCGATGAAGGTTGGAAACATCGACTCAACAATTTCTGTCGGAATCAATATTGGCTCGACGGATTTCATCTCACAGACAGAACGATGCAAATGGCGTTTGAGAAGATGGAGCAGTACCAGCCACAGACGATTCTCACCTATCCCTCCTCGCTTTATCAATTTGCCAGATTTCTCTTAGAAAACGGCTTGGAGCCCAAGTGGGAGTTGACGGGAATTATCTCTTCGGCAGAGATGCTCCATTCGCATTACCGTACTTTAGCGGAGCAGGTTTTCGGTACGAAGGTTTATAATCGCTACGGCGGACGAGAAGTCGGCTTGATTGCTATGGAATGTGCGGAAGGCAGGATGCACATCAACTGCCGGGACATCTACCTTGAAATAGATAGCCCCAACCCATACACTGTCCCCGGAGAGATTCTCATTACGCAACTCAATAACTATGCCATGCCTTTTATTCGCTATCGGATTGGAGACATCGGTATTCTCTCTGAAGAAGTGTGTCCGTGTGGCAATGCGTTGCCCGTTTTGGCGGACCTACTTGGACGCTCCACTGCGACCTTCCGGACGAGAACTGGCACGCTGATACATGGGGGCTATTTCACACAACAATTCTATAATGTTCAAGGCGTGACTCAATTCCAACTCATTCAGGAAACGCTTGATCGATGTGTTTTGAAACTGGTTATTAATGCTCAGTGGCGGGAGATGACTCGCCGGTACCTCGTCCTGAGAATTCAGGAAGCACTCGGGGCGGATGTTAGTGTTGAGGTGGTGTTTGTTGATGATATCCCACTGCCACCGTCAGGCAAACGAGAATTCACGATTTCGAGAGTAACAGAAGTGGGTTGATATTACTGCAGATCTTCTGCCAAAATACCAGTTAATCTTTGTTTATTTCAACAAGCTCCCGGAGCGGCGCGTTCCGTTCTGTTCCACTCGGAAGATAAGCCAAGATTAAACCATCAACAGTTAAATTTCGGTCTGCGACAACTCCCGTACTCTGTTCCGCCGTCACACCTTTGGAAAGTAATAGGTAGAAGGTATCCTTTTTCCACCCGGGAGTTGTAAAGAAATTTCCCTGTCCCTTTGAAATAACCAGATCCGCTGCTAATAGGGCATTGAAGAATTCGGGAGTTCCGTGATAAAGGTTCGTCCCGATTGTCTTCGCACCTGACGACATCAATCTGACGGTCCCGTTCTGAATCGCCGCTTGAAGCTCCGTGAACTGTGGATAGTTCACCATCTCGTGAAGATCGGCAAGCGTTACATCGTTGCTGGCATCTTCTGCTTTTCCAACAATCGTGATACGGTGTCCACATCCGACAAGGTCTTGAACGAAGGCGATGTCAAAGATTACCTCACCATCATTGTCGGCAAGCCAGAGGATCTCCTGCGGTTCCCCATCAATCACCTTCGCCCGGAAGGTTTCATAACAGTCTATCGCGAAAGGTGCTTCAACCGCCGCACGTAAGACTTCAGAAAAATAGTCTGGATTGGCTCTCAATCTCTTCATAACCCGTTCGCTGTTGTAATCGACGATATTTCCAGTGATAACCAGCTTCAAACGTTGTAACCAATCGTTGCCCCAGAACTCCGGCAGCAGTTCCAAAGCGGTCTGCCTTGCTTTACGTTTGTCATAGTGGTAGGGGTTTGGGTTCCCGCTATGGAGTGTTACCATCTCGAAGATACTCCCCCATATCTCTTCAGACGTAAGGGATTCAATCAGATAGGCACCGTTGGCGTGGCGCATATCCAACAGCGTCTGGACTGCTTCACGCATAACCTGTTGGAGTTCCGGTGTGTGTGCGGCTCGCGGGACCAGTTCTGTAGAACTATGCGACAGGACATGTTGGCGAAGGTTCTCCCAGTCGGGTAGTTCTTTCTTCTCACCAAACGCGAAAAGCCCTGGGATATACCCGGATGGCACAATCTCATCAAAGATGGGTTTCGGCACTGAAGGCGGCGTTTGCGCCGGTGGCACACCAAGCGTCCGATCCGCTAAGACAATACCCGCGGGGATAACTGTTCCTCGTGCTACAACCGATGATAGTTGAACGCCGTTCCCGATGCTGACTGCATCGAATGTGCAATTTTTAATCGTACTTGCGGTAGCGAGGCCACGGACAGGTGCTGCCAGTGTTTCGGGTAAAGGGTTACCCTTGAATGTGGTATCGGTCGCAGAAACACCCTCTAATCCGACCGAATCCCCGACCGTTGTTGCACCGAGCAGTGTGACGTTCTCAAGTCTACAATAGTCTCCAATCTGTACCTTTTCGCCGAGATGCACCCTGCTGATGAGGTAGCATGCCGTTCCGATCTCAATATCATCGCTGCCCACTGTTATCTGTGCAGCCGGATCAACGCGAACCCCTTTCTGCGCAAGGCGTTCGCGGGTCTGTGCAAATAGTGCTGCCTCACCTGATAAGACATTCGACCAACGGTTAACCCCTGACAATACCTCGTCGCGATAAATGAAAGCGTTTGTTTTTAGACCGTCTTCATAGCAGTGGCGTATCAGATCGACTTGGTGAAGTTCGTTGTTTCGGTTTGGGTGCGGTTGTAACCGATCTATTCGTTCTAAGAGCGCGCTTTTCCGAATGAGTGTAATGCCTGTGTTGGTGTATGCTTCTCCGTTGTGCCATCTGTCCCACATCTCCTGCTTTTCGGCTTCTGTCATATCGTACCACTCTTTGGTTCCTATGAACTTCCCAGCCGCATCAAAGAAAAGTCCACCTTTATCTACGACTGTTTCAGGGATTTTCCCACACAAAGTGACATCCGCACCGGAGACGAGGTGGGAGAGCAGCGTCTGTGCAAAAATATCTCTCTCCAAAAAGGGTTCATCACCAAACGACACGCCGATCCATTCAGCGTCGGACTCGCGGAGTGTAGGGAGTGCTGCCTGTAATGCGCCACCTGTGCCGTTCATCTCTTCTTGGACAGCGTAAACGGCGTTGGGACCTAATAACTGTTCTGGAGACTCACTTTTCTCAATCCGCGCTGCCATCTCTGGGTTGATAACAACAATATCGGGACGGGTGCCGGGGAGATGTTGTCGCGAGTGTTGGAGCATATTCTGTTCGCCGAAGGTGATGTCCAGTGTTTTGCTCAAGCGTCCCGTCGGGTCGATACGGGTGCCTTTACCGGCGGCAAGTACAACCCACTGCGGGTTGAGATGGTTTTCGAGTGTGTCTGTGGGAAGTGAGGAAAGGAGCGTTTCAACTGCGGCGGTATCTGCTGAGATCGCCGCGAGCGTGTCTTCTAATTTGCAACCGAGGAGGTTTTCAAGAAAATGTTTTTTCATTTAATCCTTGCTGTCTAATGCTGCTCGAATGTCCTGAAATTGCGCTAATGCGGATTCTAAATTTTTGGTGATTTCTGCCACTAATACATCTGGGGTAGGGAGGTCTGCTGCATCCTCAAATGAATCGTCTTTCAGCCAAAAGATGTCAAGATTCGCATGTTCGCGTTGGACAAGTTCCTCGTAAGTGAAGGCACGAAAACGCTCGGTCTCTACACGTTCATAGCGGTTCTGTGGATTGTAGAGGGTAATAAAATCTTGTAAGTCACTATCGCGTAAGGGATTCGTTTTGAGGGTAAAACGTTTGTCCGTTCGCAAATCGTAAATCCAGAGTTTCTGTGTCCAAGGTTCTTCGCGCGCCGGACGCTTATGAAAAAAGAGAACATTTGCTTTGACACCTTGGGCGTAGAAGATACCTGTAGGCAATCGCAATAGGGTGTGAACATCAAACAGTTTAAGCAGCTGTCGCCGAATTGTTTCTCCTGCGCCCCGTTCAAAGAGGACATTATCAGGAAGGACAACAGCGGCGCGGCCATCCGTTTTCAGAATGGTTTTGATGTGTTGAAGGAAGTTAAACTGTTTGTTTGAGGTCGTCGCCCAAAAGTCATCGCGTTCGTAGGTAAGAGAAGCGTTATTTCGCGGACTGCCATCGGTGGCGATTGTAATACTGCTCCTGTTCCCGAAGGGTGGATTCGTAAGCACCATATCGTAGCGTTCACCAGTGTCACGACTCAGGCTATCATCGGTTGTAATTGGACTCTCGGTTCCACCGATACCGTGCAGATATAAGTTCATCACACAGAGACGGACAACGTTATCGACGATGTCTGTGCCGGCGAAGGTGTTAAATCTAAGAAATTCCTTCTGTTCGCGGGTCATCGTACTGCCGTAATTTTCAGAAATATAGTCGTGTGCTGCGAGAAAAAAACCACCGGTGCCACAGGCTGGGTCACAGATAGTTCGCATCGGACTCGGACGCATCACTGCAACCATCGCTTTAATAAGGGGGCGCGGTGTGAAGTACTGACCTGCGCCGCTCTTTGTATCTTCGGCGTTTTTCTGTAGAAGCCCTTCATAGATTGTGCCTTTGATGTCGCCAGCCATCCCGCTCCAGTTCTCAGCGTTGATGAGATGAATAAGGCGTTGCAAGTTGGCGGGAGTCTGAATACGGTTCTGTGATTTACGGAAGATCACACCAAGCAAACCTGAGGCATTGCTGAGTTCTCGGAGGGTTTTCACATATTGTGCCTCTAACTCGGCACCGCTTTCTTGGAGGAGACTCTCCCAATCCAAACCGGCGGGGATTGTTGAAGGTTTGTTGAAAGGCGATTTCGTCTGTTCGTCGGCGAGTTTGAGGAACAGCAGATAGGTGAGTTGCTCGACGTAATCGCCATAGCTGACCCCATCATCTCGGAGGACGTTACAGAAATTCCAGAGTTTTTGGACGATTGTTGCGGATTCGTTTGACATGGATACCCTTAATTGTGTTTAGATGGGAATCAGTTCTTTTCGGGGAGCATGACTAATTTACTGGCACGCGCAAGTTTAGTCGCCAACCTTTGACATGCTAATCTATCAGGTGGAAACGGTGTGATGTTGGCATGTCTTTCATGAGGTTGCATATCTGATATAACTTTTAGCTTATTCTTGTAAACTTCTCGCGCCGGAAGATCGGCTCTTGCTTTTATGGATCTACCTTCTGTTTGGACATATTCCCGGCCAATCGTCCATTTTTCGCTATCTGAGAGACCTGATAAACGGTAAACTGAAATATCTGGGCTATATATAAGGTGGATCTTTACTAGCGCGAGGTGGCATAAATGCGCCAAATTTTATTGTCTCGTTTCTACGAGCGAAGTGTCTGGAAGAAAAAATAAAACGGGTGAGAATTTCGTTTTGTAAAATATCGTCCACATCATGTCCTTCGTTGGAAAAGCTCAGGTAATATTGTTAAAAAATTAGGTAGTAAGAACGGATCTGATAACGGGCAAGTTCCCGCAATCTCGTGCTGATCATCTAAAACTACAACGAAGTTAACATGCTCATCGCCATATAGGCTTATCGTAATAATACCATCACCGGGTCTCCATTCTAACCCAATCCCGCCATCTTCCAACCACATCAGGTCGGGCATTGGAATACCAGGAGATATTCGCTTCAGCAAAGTAGAGGTTTCGTCATAAGCTTGTTGTGGGACAGGCCTAACGTCGCTAACCACTTTACAGGTTTCCTCGACCTCCTCGCGAATTTCGTCCAGTTCGCGTTGGATGTGTTTCCTCAATAGTGACCTGTCTGCTGGCAGCAAGAAAGGATCAAAGTTATCTTGTAAGATTTTCATAGTGTATCACCTATCAAAATTTGAGAGTCATTTCATGATATATCTTATATTTTAGCATGGTCCCCTATTAGATTCAATACCATTTCATTACAGTTCACCTCATCTTATTCGTCCTCATCTCCCCACAATTCCCTTAAAAGTGCGTCCGCAATATAGTCGTCGTGGCGTTCACCCAGGTCTGTGACATCACATTCCAACGTTCCCAGCAAGGCAATAAGCGGATCGGGGTGGTCTTCATAAGGTCCTTTAACCACACGGATCTTTGGAACGACAGCATTTTTGAGACGTTCCTTTATTTTTGCAACATCGCATTCTAACGTGCCTGCTAAGGCGAGAAGCGGATCGGTATCCTCTCCGTTAAACTCGTCTCGATCTTTTTCATTCACTTTCGTCACCTCGCAATTCCGCCAACGACGCACCGCCGATAGCGTTATCGCGGTGTTCCAACGCTCCCGCACGCGCGAGAAGTGGATAGTCATCGTTGTCTTGTGCTTTTGATTTCGTCCTAATCGTTTTTCTCCCTTTTGGTTGCTGCTTCTTTTCGTCTTTAATTTTTTCTAACAGAACACTTGCGGGTTCATCGTGTGGGTCTTGTGACACAAGTCTACCAGAAAATGCCTGCTTGAGGATAGACTGCCGCAAACGCGAAGCGCGCTTAAGTCCTGTAGCGATGGTTGTTTCGACCTCATCAGCAACTGCAAGGTGTCGCTCAATTTCAGAGACGATTTGTTCTTGTTCAGTAAGTGGCGGGATGGGTATCTTTGCCTTTTCCAAAAATTGAAAATGTCGGGAATATCCTCTGTCCGGAAGTGAAATTGCACGAATAAAATAATAAAACAATTTCGGATGGTACATTTCTTGAGATTTTATCACCTTTATCCCATCAGCACCACCTACAAAGTCGAAGTCTACATATTTAATTGCTTTAGTATGGTCTCCAAAAACGATAACTGGTAATTCACATTCAATCTTTAGTTCTTCGTCGTTTGTGTATCCTCCGATAAAGGACGATCCTTGGTCTATTACTGGCAATTTTCCTTCAGATTCATATTCACCTTTTTTTACTTTCTTGCCACTTAGAGACACTTTTTTTATTACTTGTCCAACCGTTGTCTTTTCCCAATTTTCAGGAAATCCAGTTGAGTTATTCGTTGGCTGAGACTTATTTGAATATCTATCTCGCCATTCCTTTGTCAATTCCCCTTCAAAAGCAGCTTTGAGGATTGATTTACGATACCGCTGCAACTGCTTTTGTGCTTTTTTAAGGCTATCAACTGCTGCGTCTAATTGGGTAAATAGCACCTCTAATTTGGTTACGATACGGCCTTGTTCTGCCAACGGCGGAAGCGGAATTTTCAACTCAGCAAGTGTTTTAGTGCCTAAACGCAGTCTACCTGTTGTACCTTGCATTCTTGCTGTAAGCAAAGCGCGGACATCAGGAACTAACAAATAATAGAAGATATAGAATTTGTCGCTGACACCTTCAACTTCACGAATTGGAATTACTTCAGTTGTTGCTATACCAAACGGCGTTGGCAACTCTTGAATAATGCACTGTTTACCATTCTCAAAAGAAGGTGTGATTTTTGCCAGCAGAATATCCCCAGGTTCAAAGTAAGTTCCACTGCTTATTGTGTCGGTTGGCTTGTGTATAAAATTCTTTGAAAATAATGTCGCAATCGGAATCAAACTCATCGGCACGAACGGGACTTCAGCATAGTCAGAATATCGTAAATCTCTCGGTTTCTTGGTAAACGTAGCAACCTCTCCAAATCTGACTATCTGCCAATGTTCTGGCAAACCCATAGAATTTGTTTTACTCACGCGCGTCCTCTGTTATTGAATTTTCGCGAGGCGTTGTCCGAACATACCCCTTTGGAACGTTTTAAATTTGTTAACGCATTTGCATTAAGCAGTTTACCACAAATTTGACTCGGATGCCAACCATTTTTCTGTCGCGAGCAGCGCTCGCTCCTACAAAGGAGGGGAGCTAAGAAACCAACTTCTCTGTAAGATCCTTTAAAATCTCATCTAAGTCATCACCAAAGAGTTCATAAACTTTCACAACATTCCCAAGTTCGGCAAAAGGGGCATACTCAAAATCTGCCATCTGAATATCAAGCGAAATCGCAATATGATCCCGTATCATCTCAAGCCATTTATGTTGATCTGCCGTAAAAGTTTGACCTGCTAACCATTCCCCGAAACGTCGATTCACGCTTACACGGAAAGGCTCCAGAAAAGCACTTTCACCCATAGCAAATCGGACGAGAGAGATAATATCTGTACGCTGTTCAGTATTTCCTCGAACATTCTGTGGTGATCGTCTTTTGTAGGCAAACCACAAGGACTCGCGACTGAGGTTGTTTGAATGTCGTTGCAAAGCATTTTCTAACGCTTTCAAGTTGGCTTCTGTCAGGGTGCCTCGTGCCTCCGGAAGCCTGCAGAGAATTTGTAACGCTGTCAGTTTGTCTATATTATCATCAATGAACCGCTTAAAGGCGTAAATAACCTCCGTTGCCTGTGTAGAACTTTGGAGGTCGAAACCGGTATCAAGGATCCGATCTTCGCTTATATCATCAAGGATTTGATCGGTATTCCTTGTTGATGAGCTGCCTGAATCATCAGTAGAAGGCGGTTCACCCGGCAGGGACTGTGAATCGGTTTTGAGTGAGTCACAAACCCCGACCGCATCAACGATAATAAAGTGGGTTTTGGCAGTGGCATCTCCGGTAACGGATTGTAAATCATCAGAATTAATAACGCGCACGCCACGACCTTTCATCTGCTCAAAATAGCCACTGGAGCGAACCGCACGCATAAAGACCAAACACTCAAGCGGT
Proteins encoded in this region:
- a CDS encoding ARMT1-like domain-containing protein — protein: MKKHFLENLLGCKLEDTLAAISADTAAVETLLSSLPTDTLENHLNPQWVVLAAGKGTRIDPTGRLSKTLDITFGEQNMLQHSRQHLPGTRPDIVVINPEMAARIEKSESPEQLLGPNAVYAVQEEMNGTGGALQAALPTLRESDAEWIGVSFGDEPFLERDIFAQTLLSHLVSGADVTLCGKIPETVVDKGGLFFDAAGKFIGTKEWYDMTEAEKQEMWDRWHNGEAYTNTGITLIRKSALLERIDRLQPHPNRNNELHQVDLIRHCYEDGLKTNAFIYRDEVLSGVNRWSNVLSGEAALFAQTRERLAQKGVRVDPAAQITVGSDDIEIGTACYLISRVHLGEKVQIGDYCRLENVTLLGATTVGDSVGLEGVSATDTTFKGNPLPETLAAPVRGLATASTIKNCTFDAVSIGNGVQLSSVVARGTVIPAGIVLADRTLGVPPAQTPPSVPKPIFDEIVPSGYIPGLFAFGEKKELPDWENLRQHVLSHSSTELVPRAAHTPELQQVMREAVQTLLDMRHANGAYLIESLTSEEIWGSIFEMVTLHSGNPNPYHYDKRKARQTALELLPEFWGNDWLQRLKLVITGNIVDYNSERVMKRLRANPDYFSEVLRAAVEAPFAIDCYETFRAKVIDGEPQEILWLADNDGEVIFDIAFVQDLVGCGHRITIVGKAEDASNDVTLADLHEMVNYPQFTELQAAIQNGTVRLMSSGAKTIGTNLYHGTPEFFNALLAADLVISKGQGNFFTTPGWKKDTFYLLLSKGVTAEQSTGVVADRNLTVDGLILAYLPSGTERNAPLRELVEINKD
- a CDS encoding class I SAM-dependent DNA methyltransferase, encoding MSNESATIVQKLWNFCNVLRDDGVSYGDYVEQLTYLLFLKLADEQTKSPFNKPSTIPAGLDWESLLQESGAELEAQYVKTLRELSNASGLLGVIFRKSQNRIQTPANLQRLIHLINAENWSGMAGDIKGTIYEGLLQKNAEDTKSGAGQYFTPRPLIKAMVAVMRPSPMRTICDPACGTGGFFLAAHDYISENYGSTMTREQKEFLRFNTFAGTDIVDNVVRLCVMNLYLHGIGGTESPITTDDSLSRDTGERYDMVLTNPPFGNRSSITIATDGSPRNNASLTYERDDFWATTSNKQFNFLQHIKTILKTDGRAAVVLPDNVLFERGAGETIRRQLLKLFDVHTLLRLPTGIFYAQGVKANVLFFHKRPAREEPWTQKLWIYDLRTDKRFTLKTNPLRDSDLQDFITLYNPQNRYERVETERFRAFTYEELVQREHANLDIFWLKDDSFEDAADLPTPDVLVAEITKNLESALAQFQDIRAALDSKD
- a CDS encoding restriction endonuclease subunit S gives rise to the protein MGLPEHWQIVRFGEVATFTKKPRDLRYSDYAEVPFVPMSLIPIATLFSKNFIHKPTDTISSGTYFEPGDILLAKITPSFENGKQCIIQELPTPFGIATTEVIPIREVEGVSDKFYIFYYLLVPDVRALLTARMQGTTGRLRLGTKTLAELKIPLPPLAEQGRIVTKLEVLFTQLDAAVDSLKKAQKQLQRYRKSILKAAFEGELTKEWRDRYSNKSQPTNNSTGFPENWEKTTVGQVIKKVSLSGKKVKKGEYESEGKLPVIDQGSSFIGGYTNDEELKIECELPVIVFGDHTKAIKYVDFDFVGGADGIKVIKSQEMYHPKLFYYFIRAISLPDRGYSRHFQFLEKAKIPIPPLTEQEQIVSEIERHLAVADEVETTIATGLKRASRLRQSILKQAFSGRLVSQDPHDEPASVLLEKIKDEKKQQPKGRKTIRTKSKAQDNDDYPLLARAGALEHRDNAIGGASLAELRGDESE